The Setaria viridis chromosome 6, Setaria_viridis_v4.0, whole genome shotgun sequence genome contains a region encoding:
- the LOC117861599 gene encoding uncharacterized protein has protein sequence MAATAAASGDLGHFFLSNGISVEEHNELVKSVEPLRGSVVRIILANKKNVVVQTGTASLVYRGDERSLFLTCAHNFGEKLRGEVIRLPNGDTVEDYPIEHIVYRHKGRDLLLFSVKDLPQCQCLEFSTDEVKENDKVVLLGFSGPPLWVNNKELVPAPVVALSILTGVVCTDPYKTEGDQHHEKIIYSCQAIQGHSGSPLFKNGKLVAVHIAADKNWRDGVSTNTVLHSLREHLELGTDNEDTIDKLLERLYNKSGHVPYAELQTCQEEEE, from the exons ATGGCAGCAACAGCTGCCGCCAGTGGTGATCTTG GTCATTTCTTCCTCAGTAATGGCATATCAGTAGAGGAacacaatgaactggtgaaatCAGTAGAACCGCTTCGTGGAAGTGTGGTGAGGATCATTTTAGCCAATAAGAAAAATGTAGTTGTTCAAACCGGCACTGCTTCTCTTGTGTACAGGGGTGATGAGCGGAGTTTGTTTCTCACCTGTGCCCATAATTTTGGAGAAAAACTACGTGGAGAGGTGATTAGGCTACCTAATGGAGATACAGTTGAAGATTACCCAATTGAGCATATCGTTTACCGACATAAGGGTCGTGATCTTTTACTGTTTTCGGTTAAAGACCTGCCTCAATGCCAATGTTTGGAGTTCTCTACTGATGAAGTAAAGGAAAACGACAAGGTTGTACTACTTGGGTTTTCCGGTCCACCTCTATGGGTCAACAATAAAGAGCTTGTGCCAGCACCGGTCGTGGCACTTTCAATTCTTACTGGTGTAGTTTG TACTGATCCATATAAAACTGAAGGCGATCAGCATCATGAGAAGATCATCTATAGTTGTCAGGCCATACAAGGTCATTCAGGATCTCCCCTCTTTAAAAATGGTAAACTTGTTGCAGTTCATATAGCCGCTGATAAAAATTGGAGAGATGGTGTATCAACCAACACAGTCTTGCATTCTCTAAGAGAACACCTTGAACTGGGAACT GATAACGAGGATACAATTGATAAGTTGCTTGAAAGGCTCTATAATAAAAGTGGCCATGTGCCTTATG CTGAGCTTCAAAcctgtcaagaagaagaagagtaa